In a single window of the Arachis hypogaea cultivar Tifrunner chromosome 6, arahy.Tifrunner.gnm2.J5K5, whole genome shotgun sequence genome:
- the LOC112755647 gene encoding uncharacterized protein isoform X2 — MAKAIPLCNKWCGYRHHCFKHSPSFSIPKFSYWASRKKTVIKVIAEDSSGSNVKRANLSAAKSERIKLPDYNDGVGGKKYHISEFLRQPSGIAAVLNTRALQTFESLDANTYRCSLPKLQFLNFEAAPMMDLRVTPTEEDCLVEMLSCKFEGSEVVEEQNNHFSALMVNHMTWGGADAESFLEVDVKLNLTLEIYTKPFTMMPVSAVERPGNLLSE, encoded by the exons ATGG CAAAAGCTATTCCGCTGTGTAACAAATGGTGTGGATATCGCCATCACTGCTTCAAACATTCGCCTTCTTTTTCCATCCCTAAATTCAGTTACTG GGCTTCTAGGAAGAAAACTGTTATCAAAGTAATTGCAGAGGATTCCTCTGGTTCAAATGTAAAGAGAGCAAATTTATCAGCCGCGAAATCGGAGAGAATTAAGCTGCCTGATTATAATGATGGCGTTGGAGGTAAGAAATACCACATAAGCGAATTTCTAAGGCAGCCTAGTGGTATTGCGGCCGTGTTGAACACGAGGGCGTTGCAAACATTTGAATCTCTTGATGCTAACACTTACAG GTGCTCACTACCTAAACTTCAATTTTTGAACTTTGAAGCTGCTCCAATGATGGATCTGCGCGTCACCCCAACAGAGGAAGATTGCTTGGTTGAGATGCTTTCCTGTAAG TTTGAGGGTTCTGAAGTTGTGGAAGAGCAAAACAACCACTTTTCAG CACTTATGGTAAATCATATGACATGGGGAGGTGCTGATGCTGAATCATTTTTAGAAGTTGATGTTAAGTTGAATCTCACACTTGAG ATTTATACAAAACCATTCACCATGATGCCTGTATCAGCTGTGGAGCGTCCAGGAAATTT ATTAAGTGAATAG
- the LOC112755647 gene encoding uncharacterized protein isoform X1, protein MAKAIPLCNKWCGYRHHCFKHSPSFSIPKFSYWASRKKTVIKVIAEDSSGSNVKRANLSAAKSERIKLPDYNDGVGGKKYHISEFLRQPSGIAAVLNTRALQTFESLDANTYRCSLPKLQFLNFEAAPMMDLRVTPTEEDCLVEMLSCKFEGSEVVEEQNNHFSALMVNHMTWGGADAESFLEVDVKLNLTLEIYTKPFTMMPVSAVERPGNLIMQALVDKLVPLLLRQMLQDYDEWVQKQSGNTT, encoded by the exons ATGG CAAAAGCTATTCCGCTGTGTAACAAATGGTGTGGATATCGCCATCACTGCTTCAAACATTCGCCTTCTTTTTCCATCCCTAAATTCAGTTACTG GGCTTCTAGGAAGAAAACTGTTATCAAAGTAATTGCAGAGGATTCCTCTGGTTCAAATGTAAAGAGAGCAAATTTATCAGCCGCGAAATCGGAGAGAATTAAGCTGCCTGATTATAATGATGGCGTTGGAGGTAAGAAATACCACATAAGCGAATTTCTAAGGCAGCCTAGTGGTATTGCGGCCGTGTTGAACACGAGGGCGTTGCAAACATTTGAATCTCTTGATGCTAACACTTACAG GTGCTCACTACCTAAACTTCAATTTTTGAACTTTGAAGCTGCTCCAATGATGGATCTGCGCGTCACCCCAACAGAGGAAGATTGCTTGGTTGAGATGCTTTCCTGTAAG TTTGAGGGTTCTGAAGTTGTGGAAGAGCAAAACAACCACTTTTCAG CACTTATGGTAAATCATATGACATGGGGAGGTGCTGATGCTGAATCATTTTTAGAAGTTGATGTTAAGTTGAATCTCACACTTGAG ATTTATACAAAACCATTCACCATGATGCCTGTATCAGCTGTGGAGCGTCCAGGAAATTT AATAATGCAAGCTTTGGTGGACAAACTCGTGCCACTGCTACTTCGGCAGATGCTTCAAGATTATGATGAATGGGTTCAAAAGCAATCGGGAAATACTACTTAA
- the LOC112755648 gene encoding uncharacterized protein, translating into MYNGIGLQTPRGSGTNGYIQGNKFFVKAKTNKVSENTKGFEADQGTAGVTRKPNKEILEHDRKRQIQLKLVILEDKLIDQGYTDAEIAEKLDEARRNLETAAAAEDGDGPTSASDKKVSDTQTHQVAARKEKQMETLKAALGIASVEDGEIIADGNDDGKNASIAEVKHNSKSEHAFLDRDFSRKKKMAEDIKDEDAKKKDVKDTTRHHKKVDTQKNKYDDDSSNSDSSMDDEKDYKRRHRREEDEYTKKKGVKDTMHSKKGDTRSRKYDDSSESDSSTDDEKDHRRKHRREEDEYAKKMDVRDTRHNKKVDTQRRKYNDESTESDSSTDDEQDHRRKHRREEDDYAKKRNVKDTRHNKKVNSRRKKYDDDSSESDSSMDDEKDYKRKHRREEDEYAKKKDVEDTRHNKKADTRRKKYDDDSFESDSSMDDEKDHRRKPGREQDEYAKKKGVEDRRYDKKADPQRRKYDDDSFDLDGEKDHRRKNQREVDEYDTKKNVKDTRQHRGETQRRKYGDDSSDSYSSFDDRNKHHRVDENAKRKGLKDTGLLRKDEYHKRKYEDNSSDSDSRMDRKKHRRETPDSGGEYDSDRDSKRKVNAGKKGESRRRKHEGDPSDSDSYEKGRRKKHHR; encoded by the exons ATGTACAACGGAATAGGGTTACAGACTCCGAGAGGGTCCGGTACCAACGGTTACATCCAGGGCAACAAGTTCTTCGTGAAGGCCAAAACTAACAAGGTTTCGGAGAACACAAAGGGTTTCGAAGCGGATCAGGGAACTGCTGGTGTTACAAGGAAGCCCAACAAGGAGATTCTTGAGCATGACCGCAAGCGCCAGATTCAGCTCAAGCTTGTGATCCTCGAAGATAAGCTCATTGATCAGGGCTACACTGATGCTGAGATCGCTGAGAAGCTCGATGAGGCCCGGAGGAATTTGGAAACCGCTGCGGCTGCTGAGGACGGCGATGGACCGACCAGTGCATCCGATAAGAA AGTTTCAGATACCCAGACTCACCAAGTTGCTGCTAGAAAGGAAAAACAGATGGAAACCTTAAAAGCTGCTCTTGGAATAGCTTCTGTTGAAGATGGTGAAATAATTGCTGATGGGAATGATGATGGGAAAAATGCTTCTATTGCTGAGGTGAAGCATAACTCGAAAAGTGAGCATGCGTTTTTGGACAGAGATTTCAGTCGGAAGAAAAAAATGGCTGAAGATATAAAGGATGAAGATGCTAAAAAGAAGGATGTTAAAGATACCACGAGGCACCACAAGAAGGTTGATACTCAAAAGAATAAGTATGATGATGATTCGTCCAATTCAGATAGCAGTATGGATGATGAGAAAGATTATAAGAGGAGGCACCGAAGAGAAGAGGATGAATATACCAAAAAGAAGGGTGTTAAAGATACAATGCACAGCAAGAAGGGTGACACTCGAAGTAGAAAGTATGATGACTCATCTGAATCAGATAGCAGTACTGATGATGAGAAAGATCATAGAAGGAAGCACCGAAGAGAGGAGGATGAATATGCCAAAAAGATGGATGTTAGAGATACAAGGCACAAcaagaaggttgacactcaaaggAGAAAGTATAATGACGAATCAACTGAATCTGATAGCAGCACAGATGATGAACAGGATCATAGAAGGAAGCATCGAAGAGAGGAGGATGATTATGCCAAAAAGAGGAATGTTAAAGATACAAGGCACAACAAGAAGGTTAACAGTCGGAGGAAGAAGTATGATGATGATTCTTCAGAATCAGATAGCAGTATGGATGATGAGAAGGATTATAAAAGAAAACACCGAAGGGAGGAGGATGAATATGCTAAAAAGAAGGATGTTGAAGATACAAGGCACAACAAGAAGGCTGACACTCGGAGGAAGAAGTATGATGATGATTCTTTTGAATCAGATAGCAGTATGGATGATGAGAAGGATCATAGAAGAAAACCCGGAAGGGAGCAGGATGAATACGCCAAAAAGAAGGGTGTTGAAGATAGAAGGTATGACAAGAAGGCTGACCCTCAAAGGAGAAAGTATGACGACGATTCATTTGATTTGGATGGTGAGAAGGACCATAGAAGGAAGAACCAAAGAGAGGTGGACGAATATGATACAAAGAAGAATGTTAAAGATACAAGGCAACACAGGGGTGAAACTCAAAGGAGAAAGTATGGTGATGATTCTTCAGATTCATACAGCAGTTTTGATGATAGAAACAAGCATCATAGAGTGGATGAAAATGCTAAAAGGAAGGGCCTTAAAGATACAGGGCTACTCAGAAAAGATGAATATCATAAACGGAAGTATGAGGATAATTCTTCTGATTCAGACAGCAGAATGGACAGAAAGAAGCACCGTAGAGAGACTCCAGACAGTGGTGGTGAATACGATTCTGATCGCGATTCCAAGAGGAAGGTCAATGCTGGAAAGAAGGGTGAGTCTCGAAGAAGGAAGCATGAGGGCGATCCATCTGATTCAGACAGCTATGAGAAGGGTCGCAGAAAGAAGCACCATCGGTAA
- the LOC112755650 gene encoding glucan endo-1,3-beta-glucosidase 5 produces the protein MGCGKLKRFLVMVLFIELLVCSVVSGIGVNWGTQATHPLPPSTVVKMLKDNGIQKVKLFDADSNILEALKKTQIQVMVGIPNDMLYTLANSVQAAEKWVSKNISAHISSGGVDIRYVAVGNEPFLSTYNGTFESTTLPALQNIQSALVKAGLGNRVKVTTPLNADVYQSSSDKPSDGDFRTDIHDLMIKIVSFLSQNNAPFTVNIYPFISLYADPNFPMDYAFFNGFSSAINDNGKIYDNVFDANHDTLVWALQKNGFGNLPIIVGEIGWPTDGDRNANLQYAQRFNQGFTSRYLGGKGTPMRPGPIDAYLFSLIDEDSKSIQPGNFERHWGLFYYDGKPKYQLSLGPTSPNGLVAASGVAYLPKKWCIMKPSANLNSDQVAPSVSYACQNADCTSLGYGTSCGNLDVQGNISYAFNSYFQVNDQMDSACKFPGLSVVTERDPSVGDCKFKIMIQTDSAVRIGSVRILLFVFLFLGIVV, from the exons ATGGGGTGTGGAAAACTGAAGAGGTTTCTTGTTATGGTGTTGTTCATTGAACTTTTGGTGTGCTCAGTGGTGAGTGGAATTGGTGTTAACTGGGGAACACAAGCAACACACCCTTTGCCACCATCAACAGTGGTGAAAATGCTAAAAGACAATGGTATTCAGAAAGTGAAGCTTTTTGATGCTGACTCAAATATCTTAGAGGCTCTTAAGAAGACTCAGATCCAAGTCATGGTTGGTATCCCAAATGACATGCTTTACACACTTGCTAACAGTGTTCAAGCTGCTGAAAAATGGGTCTCAAAGAATATCTCAGCTCATATCTCATCTGGTGGAGTAGACATCag GTATGTCGCCGTGGGAAATGAACCTTTCTTGTCAACTTACAATGGAACGTTCGAGTCCACAACCCTTCCGGCTCTTCAAAACATCCAATCAGCTCTTGTGAAGGCTGGTTTGGGCAACAGGGTTAAAGTCACCACCCCTTTAAATGCTGATGTGTATCAAAGTTCGTCGGATAAACCTTCCGACGGAGACTTCAGGACAGACATCCATGATCTCATGATAAAAATTGTCAGTTTCTTGAGCCAGAACAATGCTCCATTCACTGTAAACATCTACCCTTTCATCAGCCTCTACGCGGATCCCAACTTCCCAATGGACTATGCCTTCTTCAATGGCTTCTCGAGTGCTATAAACGACAATGGAAAGATCTATGACAATGTGTTTGATGCTAACCATGATACTCTAGTATGGGCATTGCAGAAGAATGGCTTCGGAAACCTGCCCATTATTGTCGGAGAGATTGGGTGGCCTACAGATGGGGACCGGAATGCGAACCTTCAATACGCCCAACGCTTCAACCAAGGCTTCACGTCTAGATATCTTGGCGGAAAAGGTACCCCAATGAGGCCGGGTCCGATCGATGCCTACCTATTTAGCCTCATAGATGAAGACAGCAAAAGCATTCAGCCAGGTAACTTCGAACGCCATTGGGGATTGTTTTACTACGACGGAAAGCCAAAGTACCAACTCAGCCTTGGACCGACAAGTCCGAACGGCTTGGTAGCTGCTAGTGGCGTCGCATATCTTCCTAAAAAGTGGTGTATTATGAAGCCTTCGGCGAACCTCAACAGCGACCAAGTTGCGCCGAGTGTGTCTTATGCGTGCCAAAATGCTGATTGCACTAGTCTTGGATATGGAACTTCATGTGGAAATTTGGATGTTCAAGGTAACATATCTTATGCATTTAATAGCTATTTTCAGGTGAATGATCAAATGGACAGTGCATGCAAATTTCCTGGACTTTCTGTTGTCACCGAGAGAGATCCTTCAGTGGGTGATTGCAAATTCAAAATCATGATCCAGACAGATTCTGCTGTCAGAATTGGTTCTGTTAGAATATTGCTATTTGTATTCTTGTTTTTAGGTATTGTtgtgtaa